A single window of Deinococcus ruber DNA harbors:
- a CDS encoding LysR family transcriptional regulator: MPVRSRLPPSQLPYPTPAQPTFAQLRAFVTAAQKRNMSAAATELNLTQSAVSHAVRQLEGVLGVRLLERTGRGVTLSAAGERLLPLSEQVLAGIEALLRAAPAPAVSGLVRIAAFPSLARHLLPRALAQLSREYPAIALHLDDAHLERAAVIQAVRAGSADIGLTQLLPGMALAAHPLGDDLYELVAPSGWTLPQVWTRPYIHLGDLRDQQLPDALARHGIRLRPTLSLSSETAIVAMVASGLGFAVLPTLAIPELPASVSRRPLPWKMARSYGTVTRPSPLTPAVHAVLKVLWQAQEPAD, encoded by the coding sequence ATGCCTGTGCGCTCCCGGTTGCCACCTTCGCAGTTGCCCTATCCAACGCCTGCCCAGCCGACATTTGCTCAGTTGCGTGCCTTCGTGACCGCCGCGCAGAAGCGCAACATGAGCGCGGCGGCCACCGAACTGAACCTGACGCAGTCTGCCGTGAGCCACGCGGTTCGCCAACTTGAAGGGGTGCTGGGCGTGCGGCTGCTGGAACGCACCGGGCGGGGCGTGACGCTGAGTGCGGCGGGCGAACGGCTGCTGCCCCTCAGCGAACAGGTACTCGCGGGCATCGAGGCGTTGCTGCGGGCCGCCCCTGCGCCTGCCGTCTCGGGTCTGGTACGCATCGCCGCGTTTCCCAGTCTGGCACGGCATCTGCTGCCACGGGCGCTGGCCCAGCTCAGCCGGGAGTATCCGGCGATTGCGCTGCATCTGGACGATGCCCACCTGGAACGCGCCGCCGTGATTCAGGCGGTGCGGGCCGGGAGCGCCGATATCGGCCTGACGCAGCTGCTGCCGGGCATGGCACTGGCAGCGCACCCGCTGGGAGACGACCTGTACGAACTGGTCGCGCCGTCCGGCTGGACGCTGCCTCAGGTGTGGACACGGCCCTATATCCATCTAGGCGATCTGCGCGACCAGCAACTTCCAGACGCCCTGGCACGGCACGGAATCAGGCTGCGGCCCACCCTGAGCCTGTCGAGCGAGACAGCCATCGTGGCGATGGTCGCCAGCGGCCTGGGCTTCGCGGTGCTGCCCACCCTGGCTATTCCCGAACTGCCCGCCAGCGTCTCGCGCCGCCCACTGCCCTGGAAGATGGCCCGCAGCTACGGCACCGTGACCCGCCCCAGCCCGCTGACGCCCGCCGTTCATGCGGTGCTGAAGGTGCTGTGGCAGGCACAGGAACCCGCTGACTGA
- a CDS encoding 8-oxoguanine deaminase yields the protein MTRTLLRRIHTLITMQGERAAPAPPIHDAAVVVEDQQIVWLGAEKDLPAELAAGAAVRDLSGHVVLPGLINTHHHLYQTLTRCLAPDAGLFDWLRTLYPIWLNLTPDAAYDSAQLGLAELALSGCTTSSDHLYLYPNGVRLDDTIHAARALGLRFHATRGSMSLGESRGGLPPDRAVEQEDAILSDSARLIDTFHDASRFALTRIALAPCSPFSVTGDLMRESAVLARAQGVMLHTHLAETADEDAFCVANFGLRPLEYADSLGWTGPDVWFAHGVHFSPLDAARLGACGCGVAHCPSSNMRLASGIAPTRHLLETGVNVALGVDGSASNDGSHLLAEARQALLVSRVRGEPGTQALTAHDALWLATRGGAAVLNRGDVGQLAPGFAADLIAIDLQSAGYSGARHDPLSALTLCAPPQIALNMVNGRVVVENGHLVGLDLPALIERHDRHSRRMIGG from the coding sequence ATGACCCGAACTCTGCTGCGCCGTATTCATACCCTGATCACCATGCAGGGCGAACGCGCTGCCCCTGCCCCGCCCATCCACGACGCCGCCGTTGTGGTCGAAGATCAGCAGATCGTGTGGCTGGGGGCCGAAAAAGACCTGCCCGCCGAGCTGGCAGCGGGCGCGGCGGTGCGCGATCTGAGCGGGCATGTGGTGCTGCCGGGCCTGATCAACACGCACCATCACCTGTACCAGACGCTCACCCGCTGCCTCGCCCCCGACGCCGGCCTGTTCGACTGGCTGCGAACGCTGTACCCGATCTGGCTGAACCTGACGCCCGACGCCGCCTACGACAGCGCTCAGCTCGGCCTGGCAGAACTGGCGCTGAGCGGCTGCACCACCTCCTCCGATCACCTGTACCTGTACCCGAACGGCGTGCGGCTGGACGATACCATTCACGCGGCGCGGGCACTGGGCCTGAGATTTCATGCCACACGCGGCAGCATGAGCCTGGGCGAGTCTCGGGGAGGGCTGCCACCAGACCGGGCCGTCGAGCAGGAAGACGCGATTCTGAGCGACTCCGCACGGCTGATCGACACCTTCCACGACGCCTCGCGCTTCGCCCTGACGCGCATTGCGCTGGCTCCGTGTTCGCCGTTTTCGGTCACGGGCGACCTGATGCGGGAAAGCGCGGTGCTGGCCCGCGCACAGGGCGTGATGCTGCATACCCACCTTGCCGAAACCGCCGATGAAGACGCCTTCTGCGTGGCGAACTTCGGTCTGCGCCCGCTGGAGTATGCCGACAGCCTGGGCTGGACAGGGCCGGACGTGTGGTTTGCCCACGGCGTCCATTTCAGCCCTCTGGATGCGGCGCGGCTGGGCGCGTGCGGCTGCGGCGTGGCGCACTGTCCGAGCAGCAACATGCGGCTTGCCAGCGGGATTGCCCCGACGCGGCATCTGCTGGAGACGGGCGTGAACGTGGCGCTGGGCGTGGACGGCAGCGCCAGCAACGACGGCTCGCACCTGCTGGCCGAGGCGCGTCAGGCGCTGCTGGTGTCGCGTGTGCGCGGAGAGCCGGGAACCCAGGCACTGACCGCCCACGACGCGCTGTGGCTGGCAACCAGGGGCGGCGCGGCAGTGCTGAACCGAGGCGACGTGGGCCAGCTCGCGCCGGGCTTCGCCGCCGACCTGATCGCCATCGACCTGCAAAGTGCCGGATACAGCGGGGCACGCCACGACCCCCTCAGCGCCCTGACGCTGTGTGCGCCGCCGCAGATAGCGCTGAACATGGTCAACGGGCGCGTGGTGGTCGAGAATGGGCACCTGGTCGGCCTCGATCTGCCCGCCCTGATCGAACGCCACGACAGGCACAGTCGGCGCATGATCGGCGGGTAA
- a CDS encoding DUF6194 family protein: MSVPDILAFLTAAPLNAEQVDAGGNLFFFAPPPAGKPADHRLPFATLQISDEYDQASNLSRPGVFRLNIGVRRATFQALFASGDAAPHDFTALDTLLPHPVYAASSWLCILNPSRATFERLKPLLAEAYEQAAGRLARRQPKRS, from the coding sequence TTGAGCGTACCCGACATCTTGGCCTTTCTGACTGCTGCGCCCCTGAACGCCGAACAGGTCGATGCTGGAGGCAATCTGTTCTTCTTTGCGCCGCCCCCGGCGGGCAAGCCAGCCGATCACCGCCTGCCGTTCGCCACCCTTCAGATCAGCGATGAGTACGATCAGGCGTCGAATCTCAGTCGTCCTGGGGTTTTCCGGCTGAATATCGGTGTGCGGCGAGCCACTTTTCAGGCCTTGTTTGCATCAGGAGACGCCGCGCCTCACGATTTCACTGCCCTCGACACGCTGCTTCCGCATCCGGTCTACGCTGCTTCGAGCTGGCTGTGCATCCTCAATCCCAGCCGGGCGACCTTCGAGCGGCTCAAACCGCTGCTCGCAGAGGCCTACGAACAGGCCGCCGGACGACTGGCGCGGCGACAACCGAAGCGCTCCTGA
- the allE gene encoding (S)-ureidoglycine aminohydrolase, with protein MKHLGQTRSALHPSHALMTPETFVRTALAEWPGSAVVLHIAPVIGHGARFVQFTAEMPAGAAAQASALGYQRFAFVLEGELDVQIGGETRTLNEYDHVFVPGGLAHTLTARSAARIAVFEKPYEAVSGLDAPTVYWGNERQNSGTAFEGDEALIARKLLPDDPRHDFMISTMSFAPGATLPYTEVHYMEHGLLMLEGQGIYKLQDCYYPVATGDVIWMGAHCPQWYGALGKTWSKYLLYKDMNRHPLAMQGNGL; from the coding sequence ATGAAACATCTAGGTCAGACCCGCAGCGCCCTGCACCCTTCGCACGCCCTGATGACGCCGGAAACCTTTGTTCGTACCGCCCTGGCCGAGTGGCCCGGCAGCGCCGTCGTGCTGCACATTGCCCCGGTGATCGGGCACGGTGCGCGGTTCGTACAGTTCACCGCCGAGATGCCAGCGGGCGCGGCGGCGCAGGCGTCTGCTCTGGGGTATCAGCGCTTTGCTTTCGTGCTGGAGGGCGAGCTGGACGTGCAGATCGGCGGCGAAACGCGCACCCTGAACGAGTACGATCATGTGTTCGTGCCGGGCGGTCTGGCACATACTCTGACCGCCCGCAGCGCCGCCCGCATCGCCGTCTTCGAGAAGCCCTACGAAGCGGTGTCCGGTCTGGACGCGCCCACCGTGTACTGGGGCAACGAGCGCCAGAACTCGGGAACGGCCTTCGAGGGCGACGAAGCCCTGATCGCCCGCAAGCTGCTGCCCGACGATCCCCGGCACGACTTCATGATCTCGACCATGAGTTTTGCGCCCGGCGCGACCCTGCCGTATACCGAAGTTCACTATATGGAACACGGCCTGTTGATGCTGGAAGGGCAGGGAATCTATAAATTGCAGGACTGCTATTACCCGGTAGCGACGGGTGACGTGATCTGGATGGGTGCCCATTGCCCGCAGTGGTACGGCGCACTTGGCAAGACCTGGAGTAAATACCTGCTGTACAAGGATATGAATCGGCACCCGCTGGCAATGCAGGGAAACGGGCTGTAA
- a CDS encoding allantoinase: MTRPPTFELIVRGGTLVLPNGEHHADLGIVNGQIVDIAPELPGSAAQTLDASGLHVFPGLLDAHVHLNEPGRTHWEGFETGTRALAAGGVSSFFDMPLNSSPPVLGRATFDEKRALGEQKSLLDFGLWGGLTPLNLDRLDELADAGVIGFKAFMSNSGLDEFPAVDDAALYEGLKTAQRLGLVVATHAESDQLTRHFTEQARGRGAASVREYLNTRPVVAELEAVQRALLYAGELGAALHLVHLSSGQAVALAVEARAKGVNVSIETCPHYLHFTDEDVERIGAALKCAPPLRPQGVQDELWTALLAGQIDIIGSDHSPAPPDRKTSDNFFALWGGISGAQSTLNVLLTDGHFRRGLPLEAVAALTALHPAQRFGLLQKGALRAGADADFAVVDLGREFTLRREDLHDRWQQNPYVGARWRGAVQATYVRGQPVYADGQFDGAGRAKLLRPG, from the coding sequence ATGACCCGTCCACCCACCTTTGAACTGATCGTCCGGGGGGGCACGCTCGTTTTGCCCAATGGAGAGCACCACGCCGACCTGGGCATCGTGAACGGGCAGATCGTCGACATTGCCCCCGAATTGCCCGGAAGTGCCGCGCAGACGCTGGACGCTTCGGGCCTGCATGTGTTTCCCGGTCTGCTGGATGCCCACGTTCACCTGAACGAACCGGGCCGCACCCACTGGGAGGGCTTCGAGACCGGAACGCGGGCGCTCGCTGCGGGCGGCGTCAGCAGTTTCTTCGATATGCCGCTGAATTCCTCGCCGCCCGTGCTGGGCCGCGCCACCTTCGACGAGAAACGCGCCCTGGGAGAGCAGAAATCGCTGCTCGACTTCGGGCTGTGGGGTGGTTTGACGCCGCTGAATCTGGACAGACTGGACGAGCTGGCCGACGCGGGCGTGATCGGCTTCAAGGCGTTCATGAGTAACAGCGGCCTCGACGAATTTCCCGCCGTAGACGACGCAGCGCTGTACGAGGGGCTGAAGACGGCGCAGCGGCTGGGGCTGGTGGTCGCCACGCACGCCGAGAGCGATCAGCTGACCCGCCATTTCACCGAGCAGGCGCGGGGGCGCGGCGCGGCGAGCGTGCGTGAGTACCTGAACACCCGGCCCGTAGTGGCCGAGCTGGAGGCGGTGCAGCGGGCGCTGCTGTACGCGGGTGAACTCGGCGCTGCGCTGCATCTGGTGCACCTGAGCAGCGGACAGGCGGTGGCGTTGGCGGTCGAGGCACGGGCAAAGGGCGTGAACGTGAGTATCGAGACCTGCCCGCACTATCTGCACTTCACCGACGAAGACGTGGAGCGCATCGGCGCGGCGCTGAAATGTGCGCCCCCACTGCGGCCCCAGGGCGTGCAGGATGAACTGTGGACGGCGCTGCTGGCGGGCCAGATCGATATCATCGGCTCGGATCACTCGCCCGCTCCGCCCGACCGCAAGACCAGCGATAACTTTTTTGCCCTGTGGGGCGGTATTTCTGGAGCACAGAGCACCCTGAACGTGCTGCTGACAGACGGACATTTCCGGCGGGGGTTGCCGCTGGAAGCGGTGGCGGCCCTGACCGCGCTGCACCCGGCCCAGCGTTTCGGACTGCTGCAGAAAGGAGCGTTACGCGCCGGGGCCGACGCCGATTTTGCGGTGGTGGATCTGGGCCGTGAATTTACGCTGCGGCGCGAAGACCTGCACGACCGCTGGCAGCAGAATCCGTATGTGGGTGCACGTTGGCGGGGTGCGGTGCAGGCGACGTATGTGCGCGGCCAGCCTGTCTATGCGGACGGCCAGTTTGATGGTGCGGGCCGGGCAAAGCTGCTGCGGCCCGGCTGA
- a CDS encoding allantoate amidohydrolase translates to MTQTPVPPVPPSPALTRTVLKACADLARFTETPGQITRTYLSEPTRDVHAYLTAWASRLGLRASVDAAGNLRVRREARTPDAPTLYLGSHLDTVPNAGAFDGVLGVVLGLALMEALGNATLPYAAEVVGFSEEEGVRFGVPYIGSRTLVGSAEPLLDLTDRSGVTVRGAMAAYGLSPDDLPAARASGNTLGYLELHIEQGPVLEAAGQRVGVVSAIAGQDRVTLDFWGQASHAGTTPMTQRHDALAAAAALVVETERLARATPGLVATVGVLEVHPGATNVVPGHVSCSLDVRHAENAQRGHALKHLLAAAQASAAERGVILNTHIRSQQDATPMDDRLKALLHRAAEDVGEAHAELVSGAGHDAVIVAQQMPVAMLFLRSPGGLSHHPDEAVLEEDVAAALRVGERFLHLLALEV, encoded by the coding sequence ATGACCCAGACGCCTGTTCCCCCCGTTCCGCCCAGCCCGGCACTGACCCGCACCGTCCTGAAGGCGTGCGCCGACCTGGCCCGCTTTACCGAAACGCCGGGTCAGATCACCCGTACCTATCTGAGTGAGCCGACGCGTGACGTGCATGCGTACCTGACGGCGTGGGCGTCGCGCCTGGGCCTGCGGGCCAGCGTGGACGCTGCCGGAAACCTGCGTGTTCGCCGGGAGGCCCGCACACCGGACGCACCGACGCTGTATCTCGGCTCGCACCTCGACACGGTGCCCAATGCGGGGGCCTTCGACGGCGTGCTGGGCGTGGTGCTGGGTCTGGCGCTGATGGAAGCGCTGGGAAACGCGACGCTGCCGTATGCCGCCGAGGTGGTGGGCTTTTCGGAAGAGGAGGGCGTGCGCTTCGGCGTGCCGTACATCGGCAGCCGGACGCTGGTGGGAAGTGCCGAACCGCTGCTCGACCTGACAGACCGCAGCGGCGTCACGGTGCGCGGGGCGATGGCGGCGTATGGCCTCAGCCCCGATGACCTGCCAGCGGCGCGGGCCAGCGGAAACACCCTCGGGTATCTGGAACTGCATATCGAGCAGGGGCCGGTGCTGGAGGCGGCGGGGCAGCGTGTGGGCGTGGTCAGTGCCATTGCCGGGCAGGACCGGGTGACGCTGGATTTCTGGGGGCAGGCGTCGCACGCCGGAACCACGCCCATGACGCAGCGCCACGACGCACTGGCAGCGGCGGCGGCCCTCGTGGTCGAGACGGAACGGCTGGCCCGCGCCACGCCCGGTCTGGTGGCGACGGTCGGCGTGCTGGAGGTGCACCCGGGCGCGACCAATGTGGTGCCCGGTCACGTCAGCTGTTCGCTGGATGTGCGCCACGCCGAAAATGCCCAGCGCGGGCACGCCCTGAAGCACCTGCTCGCAGCAGCCCAGGCCTCTGCGGCAGAGCGCGGCGTGATCCTGAACACCCATATCCGCTCGCAGCAGGACGCCACCCCGATGGATGACCGTCTGAAGGCGCTGCTGCACCGCGCCGCCGAAGACGTGGGCGAGGCGCACGCCGAACTGGTCAGCGGTGCCGGGCACGACGCCGTGATCGTGGCCCAGCAGATGCCGGTTGCCATGCTGTTTCTGCGCTCGCCCGGCGGCCTGAGCCACCACCCTGACGAGGCGGTACTGGAAGAAGACGTGGCGGCAGCGCTGCGGGTGGGCGAGCGGTTCCTGCATCTGCTGGCGCTGGAAGTATGA
- a CDS encoding aldolase/citrate lyase family protein, translated as MTALLLSPLAQTLAARLHDALRVHWAALPGEVAATPVPDYVAAPVPDDLRGRRAELIVEASDLAALQVALTSDADALVLDFDDTFSPTRANVQAAYDALPLAAASTKPLLARPRALYAVEEHLDMGGPAIAALCDLAAILAARPQQPFHLYIPKLETVAQAQFWNDALLLAEQELGLAPNTVRVCLQIETFAGVLHADALLFALHGRAYGLNAGRWDYVFSVVKSVGKTPEAVPPRADLGMDVDAMRAYAEALVRVCRRRNASAIGGSAAVAPDPANPRPALDAVQLDKRREAEQGFTAAWAGLPALLPAVRAGFEDAAEDASVAPLSGESAQHTLARLLNLPAARPLPVAVLQDTIGLALDVFGAWYAGRGVVVRGGRIEDTATAELARAQVWQWVQCGAALEDGGSLTAERYVQERRAQRPDSEPAARLLDALVLTERCPEYFPRVAQLLAGGGAAVPETRIR; from the coding sequence ATGACCGCGCTGCTGCTCTCTCCGCTTGCCCAGACCCTCGCCGCCCGCCTGCACGATGCGCTGCGGGTACACTGGGCCGCGCTGCCGGGCGAAGTCGCAGCCACGCCCGTACCCGATTACGTGGCCGCCCCGGTGCCCGACGATCTGCGGGGTCGCCGCGCCGAACTGATCGTGGAGGCGTCTGATCTGGCCGCGCTGCAAGTCGCCCTGACCTCGGACGCCGACGCACTAGTACTGGATTTCGACGACACATTTTCTCCGACCCGCGCCAATGTGCAGGCAGCCTACGACGCTCTGCCGCTCGCTGCTGCCAGCACAAAACCCCTGCTGGCGCGGCCACGGGCGCTGTACGCCGTGGAAGAGCATCTGGATATGGGCGGCCCCGCCATCGCCGCCCTGTGCGACCTCGCGGCGATTCTGGCGGCCCGACCCCAGCAGCCGTTTCATCTGTACATTCCAAAGCTGGAAACGGTGGCCCAGGCGCAGTTCTGGAACGATGCGCTGCTGCTGGCCGAGCAGGAGCTGGGCCTTGCGCCCAACACCGTACGCGTGTGCCTTCAGATCGAGACGTTTGCCGGGGTGCTGCACGCTGACGCGCTGCTGTTTGCCCTGCACGGGCGGGCGTATGGGCTGAACGCGGGCCGCTGGGATTATGTCTTCAGTGTGGTGAAATCGGTGGGAAAGACGCCGGAGGCAGTGCCGCCGCGTGCCGATCTGGGAATGGACGTGGACGCGATGCGGGCGTATGCCGAGGCGCTGGTGCGGGTGTGTCGGCGCCGGAATGCTTCAGCCATCGGAGGCAGCGCCGCTGTCGCCCCCGACCCTGCCAATCCTCGGCCCGCGCTGGACGCTGTGCAACTCGACAAGCGCCGCGAGGCCGAGCAGGGGTTCACAGCTGCCTGGGCGGGGCTGCCCGCGCTGCTTCCGGCGGTGCGGGCGGGCTTCGAGGATGCAGCCGAGGATGCATCGGTGGCACCGCTCTCCGGCGAATCAGCACAACACACGCTTGCCCGCCTGCTGAATCTGCCTGCGGCGCGTCCGTTGCCTGTGGCAGTGCTTCAGGACACCATCGGCCTCGCGCTGGACGTATTCGGGGCGTGGTATGCCGGACGGGGCGTGGTGGTGCGTGGCGGCAGGATCGAGGACACCGCCACCGCCGAACTCGCCCGCGCACAGGTGTGGCAGTGGGTGCAGTGCGGGGCCGCGCTGGAAGACGGCGGCTCGCTCACGGCAGAGCGCTATGTGCAGGAGCGCCGCGCCCAGCGCCCGGATTCCGAGCCTGCTGCCCGACTGCTCGACGCGCTGGTGCTGACGGAACGCTGTCCGGAATACTTTCCGCGTGTGGCCCAGCTTCTCGCGGGCGGCGGCGCGGCAGTACCGGAAACACGCATTCGGTGA
- a CDS encoding glycerate kinase type-2 family protein, producing the protein MTDFRALLTDTYRAALAATDAGLLVRAHLPAAAPALIIAVGKASLPMLGAALSAHPRAPFLAVAPDCLNVGAALQAAADRRQGEILFAGHPVPDQRSVWAAERVLEQVGTLAAGDDLLVLLSGGSSALLCAPWGLTLDQKQALTRELLASGASIHELNTVRKHVSRIKGGRLAQAAHARQARVTALLLSDVVGDDPSVIASGPTAPDPTTFADALNVLKRHGIQHPAARAHLERGARGELDETPKEVHGLHQQVIGSNRLLLDAAAQHLETCGIRAVILGDTFTGETRELATMHAALVRSVRGFGTPVRAPVALLSGGEATVTLRGNGVGGRNHEFALALLLELGEHGLWALSAGSDGVDGSAAAAGALLTPNSWHRARQLGLDPRAALNNNDSGTLFAALGDTLITGPTGQNLNDLRILLIGPEPD; encoded by the coding sequence ATGACCGACTTCCGCGCCCTGCTGACCGACACCTACCGCGCCGCCCTCGCCGCCACCGACGCGGGCCTGCTGGTGCGTGCCCACCTGCCTGCTGCCGCGCCCGCCCTGATCATCGCGGTGGGCAAGGCCAGCCTGCCGATGCTCGGCGCGGCACTCTCGGCGCATCCACGAGCACCGTTTCTGGCTGTGGCCCCAGACTGCCTGAACGTCGGCGCGGCGCTCCAGGCGGCAGCAGATCGGCGGCAGGGAGAGATTCTCTTCGCGGGCCATCCGGTGCCGGATCAGCGCAGCGTATGGGCGGCAGAGCGCGTTCTGGAGCAGGTCGGTACTCTGGCCGCTGGAGACGATCTGCTGGTGCTGCTCTCGGGTGGCAGCAGCGCCCTGCTGTGTGCTCCCTGGGGCCTGACGCTCGACCAGAAACAGGCGCTGACCCGCGAACTGCTGGCGAGCGGCGCTTCTATTCACGAGCTGAATACCGTTCGCAAGCACGTTTCACGCATCAAGGGCGGGCGACTGGCGCAGGCGGCACACGCCAGACAGGCCCGCGTCACGGCGCTGCTGCTGTCCGACGTGGTGGGAGACGATCCCAGCGTCATCGCCTCCGGCCCGACTGCACCCGACCCGACCACCTTTGCCGACGCCCTGAATGTGCTGAAGCGCCACGGCATCCAGCATCCGGCAGCGCGGGCACACCTGGAACGCGGCGCACGCGGCGAGCTGGACGAAACACCGAAGGAAGTACACGGACTTCATCAGCAGGTGATCGGCTCGAATCGGCTGCTGCTCGACGCGGCGGCGCAGCATCTGGAAACATGCGGCATTCGGGCGGTCATTCTGGGTGACACCTTCACGGGTGAGACGCGGGAACTGGCCACCATGCACGCGGCGCTGGTACGGAGCGTGCGCGGGTTCGGCACGCCCGTTCGCGCTCCGGTGGCGCTGCTGTCGGGCGGAGAAGCCACCGTGACGCTGCGCGGCAACGGCGTGGGCGGGCGCAACCACGAGTTTGCTCTGGCGCTGCTGCTGGAACTCGGAGAACACGGCCTCTGGGCGCTCTCGGCAGGCTCGGACGGCGTGGACGGCTCGGCAGCGGCAGCGGGCGCGTTGCTGACGCCAAACAGCTGGCACCGCGCCCGGCAGCTTGGCCTCGACCCCCGCGCCGCCCTGAACAACAACGATTCCGGTACGCTGTTCGCGGCGCTGGGCGACACCCTGATCACCGGGCCGACCGGGCAGAATCTGAACGACCTGCGAATTCTGCTGATCGGCCCCGAACCCGACTGA
- a CDS encoding transposase, protein MGKQRKVWSTDVQEAIVLSVLRGELGVADAARQHGVNESLIHTWKTQFLEAGRARLAGDRQNEGATTLERENDRLKRIVAEKELELDLARNVRRL, encoded by the coding sequence ATGGGAAAGCAGAGAAAAGTCTGGAGCACTGACGTTCAGGAAGCGATCGTCCTGAGCGTGCTGCGCGGAGAACTCGGTGTCGCGGATGCGGCCCGGCAGCACGGGGTCAACGAGAGCCTGATCCACACCTGGAAAACCCAGTTCCTGGAAGCCGGGCGCGCCCGGCTCGCAGGCGACAGACAGAACGAGGGTGCCACCACGCTGGAACGCGAGAATGACCGTCTCAAACGCATCGTGGCTGAAAAGGAACTGGAGCTCGATCTTGCGCGAAACGTGCGGCGGCTCTGA
- a CDS encoding helix-turn-helix domain-containing protein, with translation MKLSDEERRALTDMTRKGVSSARVITRARLLLLSDQELLDRDVAERHGVNPATVASIRHKYAEGGLQAVLYEKARPKQPPKLNPQQTAILIAEVCSTPAGRETWTMQLLADRLVTLGVVDRISDETVRRTLKKTRLNRGRFNVGVSPR, from the coding sequence GTGAAGCTGAGTGACGAAGAGCGGCGAGCGCTGACGGACATGACGCGCAAAGGCGTGTCGAGTGCACGGGTCATAACCCGTGCACGTCTGTTACTGCTGAGCGATCAAGAGCTGCTGGACCGAGATGTGGCGGAGCGGCACGGCGTCAATCCTGCAACCGTCGCCTCTATCCGGCACAAGTATGCAGAGGGCGGCCTGCAGGCCGTCCTCTACGAGAAGGCACGGCCGAAACAGCCGCCGAAACTCAACCCACAGCAAACGGCGATCCTGATCGCCGAGGTGTGCTCTACACCCGCAGGTCGAGAGACTTGGACGATGCAGCTGTTGGCGGATCGACTGGTGACGTTGGGCGTAGTGGACCGCATTAGCGATGAAACGGTGCGGAGGACACTGAAAAAAACGCGCTTAAACCGTGGCAGGTTTAACGTTGGTGTGTCGCCCAGGTAG